A stretch of Spirosoma oryzicola DNA encodes these proteins:
- a CDS encoding efflux RND transporter periplasmic adaptor subunit, producing MNYAPSQLFISGLLIFSLTACQSASDKQQHASSAAPEAPAPIPVVVSPIKNTQEGGQLVLSGSAESETTVNLGFMVGGKLNRVPIQEGQTVRAGQLIASIEPTDYQLGVTIANANVARVQDEYNRLTILKERGSVTPSDYEKVVTGLDEVKARQQLAQKNLKETKLYAPISGIVARKGANPGEIIPQGQPLFQIADIQPIKVRVAVPESEVGQLRLGQLAQVTIPALNQTYKGKISLIGAVADPSSRTYSVKIDLPNPRLQIRPGMIADARLTSSHTTKALTLAGNAVLRDDDQSTYVFVADPQKKQAFKRKVTVGKVFASDVEITSGLSANDLIVTGGQQKLQNGSSIQFNQPAQ from the coding sequence ATGAACTACGCTCCTAGTCAATTGTTTATCAGCGGCCTACTGATTTTTAGTCTGACGGCCTGCCAGTCAGCGTCCGATAAACAGCAGCATGCCAGCTCGGCTGCGCCCGAAGCTCCCGCTCCTATTCCGGTTGTTGTCAGTCCGATCAAAAATACACAGGAAGGGGGTCAACTGGTTCTGAGCGGCTCGGCCGAATCCGAAACAACAGTTAATTTAGGTTTTATGGTGGGTGGCAAACTCAACCGGGTTCCGATTCAGGAAGGCCAAACGGTTCGGGCGGGTCAGCTGATTGCGTCCATCGAGCCAACGGACTATCAGTTGGGCGTCACCATCGCCAACGCAAATGTGGCGCGGGTGCAGGACGAATACAACCGGCTCACCATTCTGAAAGAACGCGGCAGCGTGACGCCCAGCGATTATGAGAAAGTAGTTACGGGATTGGACGAAGTCAAAGCGCGGCAGCAGTTGGCTCAGAAAAATTTAAAAGAAACAAAACTGTACGCACCCATTTCGGGGATTGTAGCCCGCAAGGGAGCCAACCCCGGTGAAATCATCCCACAGGGTCAACCGCTTTTTCAGATTGCCGACATTCAGCCGATCAAGGTTCGGGTGGCCGTACCGGAATCCGAAGTAGGTCAGCTCCGGCTGGGACAATTGGCGCAGGTAACGATTCCAGCCCTTAATCAAACGTACAAGGGCAAAATATCCTTGATCGGTGCCGTGGCGGACCCTTCGTCGCGTACGTATTCGGTCAAGATCGACTTACCCAACCCCCGACTTCAGATTCGTCCCGGCATGATCGCCGACGCTCGCCTGACCTCATCGCATACCACAAAAGCGCTCACGTTGGCAGGCAATGCCGTCCTGCGCGACGATGATCAGTCCACCTACGTATTTGTGGCGGACCCTCAGAAAAAGCAAGCATTCAAACGCAAAGTAACCGTCGGAAAGGTTTTCGCCAGCGACGTTGAAATCACGTCGGGCCTTTCGGCTAACGATCTGATCGTCACGGGCGGACAGCAGAAACTCCAGAATGGTTCGTCGATTCAATTCAATCAGCCCGCACAATGA